A single region of the Novosphingobium sp. genome encodes:
- the tssK gene encoding type VI secretion system baseplate subunit TssK, producing MLSDARVAWREGIFLRQQHFQQQDRHLDALVRARAASAGPHPWGITRLVINRDLAALGKFAVEELAGVLPDGLCFSIPGDLPPPPPLDVPASTRDATIYLTLPAHQPGAVAFRTEREAGAAATRFLVDAIEAPDVFAEERPREMIEIARPNLSFGLSRDQTYGRILLGLARVRETHAGALILDDRYIPPSLDKVASPRLAGFLADIIGRAEQRIEELALRAVEATDGGAETISNFLLLQMLNRYHGQLAHLAALPMVHPERLYEAFVGMAGELATLTSEARRPSPLPLYDHERLQHCFEPLVDAIQAALSAVYDRAAVMLALTEAAPGAYTARITDAALFETGYVFLAVSAQVPLEELRARFPSVAKIGPVQKMRHIVDSALTGIALRHSPTPPPQIRPIPGYVYFELDRSAEQWGALVKAPALGLHVAGDWPGLKLELWCVKKAGR from the coding sequence ATGCTGTCTGACGCCCGCGTGGCCTGGCGCGAGGGCATCTTCCTGCGCCAGCAGCATTTCCAGCAGCAGGACCGGCATCTCGATGCGCTGGTGCGCGCCAGAGCCGCATCGGCAGGCCCGCATCCCTGGGGCATCACGCGGCTGGTTATCAACCGGGATCTGGCGGCGCTGGGCAAGTTCGCGGTCGAGGAGCTGGCCGGTGTTTTGCCCGACGGCCTGTGCTTTTCGATCCCCGGCGACCTGCCGCCGCCGCCCCCGCTCGACGTGCCCGCCAGCACCCGCGATGCCACCATCTACCTGACCCTCCCGGCGCATCAGCCCGGCGCGGTCGCGTTCCGCACCGAGCGCGAGGCGGGGGCCGCAGCGACCCGTTTTCTGGTCGATGCCATCGAGGCGCCTGATGTCTTTGCCGAGGAACGCCCGCGCGAAATGATCGAGATCGCCCGGCCCAACCTCTCCTTCGGCCTGTCGCGCGATCAGACCTACGGGCGCATCCTGCTCGGTCTGGCGCGCGTGCGCGAAACTCATGCGGGCGCGCTGATTCTGGATGACCGCTACATTCCACCTTCGCTCGACAAGGTCGCCAGCCCGCGTCTGGCCGGCTTTCTGGCCGACATCATCGGCCGCGCCGAACAACGGATCGAGGAGCTGGCCCTGCGCGCGGTGGAGGCCACCGATGGCGGCGCGGAAACCATCTCGAACTTCCTGCTGCTGCAGATGCTCAACCGTTACCACGGGCAGCTTGCCCATCTGGCCGCCCTGCCAATGGTCCATCCCGAGCGTCTGTACGAGGCCTTCGTCGGCATGGCCGGCGAACTGGCGACCCTGACGAGCGAGGCACGGCGGCCTTCGCCCCTTCCGCTCTATGACCATGAGCGGCTCCAGCATTGTTTCGAGCCGCTGGTGGACGCCATTCAGGCCGCGCTCTCGGCGGTCTATGACCGGGCGGCGGTGATGCTGGCGCTGACCGAGGCGGCGCCCGGCGCCTATACGGCGCGGATCACCGATGCGGCCCTGTTCGAGACGGGCTATGTCTTCCTGGCCGTGAGTGCTCAGGTTCCGCTCGAAGAGCTGCGCGCCCGCTTCCCCTCGGTGGCCAAGATCGGGCCGGTGCAGAAGATGCGCCATATCGTCGATTCAGCGCTCACCGGCATCGCGCTGCGCCATAGTCCGACCCCGCCGCCGCAGATCCGCCCGATCCCCGGCTATGTCTATTTCGAGCTGGATCGCTCCGCCGAGCAATGGGGGGCGCTGGTCAAGGCTCCGGCCCTCGGGCTGCATGTGGCCGGGGATTGGCCGGGGCTGAAGCTGGAGCTGTGGTGCGTGAAGAAGGCCGGGCGGTGA
- a CDS encoding winged helix-turn-helix domain-containing protein: MIGPAMDHAPVAFGPFELFPQARLLRRSGQRVDIGGRALDLLIALAERPGVVWSKRELIKRIWSDIVVEDGSLRFHMTALRRLLGDGTAGARYISTQVGVGYAFVGSLEPAGPIDAPHPPLDLPPETASRPHAPLPAPLDLIGRDREIELVVQELHRPTLFTITGAAGVGKTALAIEAAHSLSEKGAQPCWVDLAAITEATPLHAALASALGMPAPADYALPDDAIPALAAGLNASDTVLILDNCEHIIDAVARLVERLRDEAPDTTILVTSREPLRARGERVLWLTPLACPPESAATPELLSHAAMALFLQRATAGNMGLSLTSQDLHLIADMCRRLGGLPLPIELAAVRVATYGVTATHRLLGEHISLFWAGRRTAPPRHQTLLSALDWSYALLSREERLTFERLSVLEDSFTLDSVHEAASGADLDPAVIPAALDALILKGLIVLDKGRGDLAFRLLEMTRTYARHRLDLSRSASPHPAPHHDRAAYRQTARVFAIGGAHRPMARHAAPD, from the coding sequence ATGATCGGGCCTGCCATGGATCATGCCCCGGTCGCCTTCGGGCCCTTCGAACTCTTCCCTCAGGCCCGCCTGCTGCGCCGGTCGGGGCAGCGGGTCGACATTGGCGGGCGGGCGCTCGACCTGCTGATCGCTCTGGCGGAGCGCCCCGGCGTCGTCTGGTCGAAGCGCGAGCTGATCAAGCGCATCTGGTCGGACATCGTGGTCGAGGACGGCAGCCTGCGCTTTCACATGACCGCGCTGCGCCGTCTGCTGGGAGACGGGACCGCGGGCGCGCGCTACATCTCGACCCAGGTCGGTGTCGGCTATGCCTTTGTGGGGTCGCTCGAACCTGCCGGGCCCATCGACGCCCCCCATCCACCGCTCGACCTGCCGCCCGAGACCGCATCCCGGCCTCACGCCCCCCTGCCCGCGCCTCTCGATCTGATCGGGCGCGATCGCGAGATCGAACTGGTCGTTCAGGAGCTTCACCGCCCCACCCTGTTCACCATCACCGGCGCCGCCGGGGTCGGCAAGACCGCTCTGGCCATCGAGGCGGCCCACAGCCTGTCGGAGAAAGGCGCGCAGCCCTGCTGGGTCGATCTGGCCGCCATCACCGAGGCAACGCCGCTGCATGCGGCGCTGGCCTCCGCTCTGGGCATGCCCGCCCCAGCCGATTATGCCCTGCCCGATGATGCCATACCCGCGCTGGCCGCCGGTCTGAACGCCAGCGACACCGTGCTGATCCTCGACAATTGCGAGCATATCATCGACGCGGTCGCCCGGCTGGTGGAGCGGCTGCGCGACGAGGCACCGGACACCACGATCCTCGTCACCTCGCGCGAGCCGCTGCGCGCGCGCGGCGAGCGGGTGCTGTGGCTGACCCCGCTGGCCTGCCCGCCCGAGAGCGCCGCAACGCCCGAACTGCTCTCCCATGCCGCCATGGCGCTGTTCCTTCAGCGCGCGACCGCCGGGAACATGGGCCTTTCCCTCACCTCTCAGGATCTGCATCTGATCGCCGACATGTGCCGCAGGCTTGGCGGTCTGCCCCTGCCCATCGAGCTGGCGGCGGTGCGTGTGGCAACCTATGGCGTGACCGCGACGCATCGCCTGCTGGGCGAGCATATCAGCCTGTTCTGGGCCGGTCGCCGGACGGCACCACCCCGCCATCAAACCCTGCTCAGCGCGCTGGACTGGAGCTATGCCCTGCTCTCGCGCGAGGAGCGGCTGACCTTCGAACGGCTCTCCGTGCTGGAGGACAGCTTCACGCTGGACAGCGTGCATGAGGCCGCCTCGGGCGCCGATCTCGATCCTGCCGTGATCCCCGCCGCGCTGGATGCCCTTATCCTCAAGGGGCTGATCGTGCTCGACAAGGGGCGCGGCGATCTGGCCTTCCGGCTGCTGGAAATGACCCGGACCTATGCCCGGCACCGGCTCGACCTGAGCCGGTCAGCCAGCCCGCATCCGGCCCCTCACCATGATCGCGCCGCTTACCGCCAAACGGCGCGCGTCTTCGCGATCGGCGGCGCGCATCGCCCCATGGCGCGGCACGCCGCACCCGACTGA
- a CDS encoding FecR domain-containing protein, giving the protein MTGSLAVLHGPWHQDQGTAQPEPSVAWQTYAAPVGSTSIVTLPDGTRMSLQGNTQVRIALAADRRQAVVDRGRVMFSVAHDAARPFAVQALDRRIVDIGTRFEVGLADQTLHVKLFEGSVRVDGVGVALVLKPGEQLAARTGQPALVEAMASAAPVAQELVTFDNVTLARAAETINDGSRIKLVIADPQVAQLRLSGRFRQGDADRFARTAADLLSLRVVRIAPGRIELRRAR; this is encoded by the coding sequence GTGACCGGCAGCCTGGCCGTCCTGCACGGACCGTGGCATCAGGATCAGGGGACCGCGCAGCCCGAGCCTTCGGTGGCGTGGCAGACCTATGCCGCGCCGGTCGGCTCCACCTCGATCGTCACCCTGCCGGATGGCACGAGGATGAGCCTGCAAGGCAATACGCAGGTGCGGATCGCGCTGGCCGCCGATCGTCGACAGGCGGTGGTCGATCGCGGGCGGGTGATGTTCTCGGTGGCGCATGATGCTGCCCGGCCCTTTGCGGTGCAGGCGCTGGATCGGCGCATCGTGGATATTGGCACAAGGTTCGAGGTCGGTCTGGCGGATCAGACGCTGCATGTGAAGCTGTTCGAGGGCAGCGTTCGGGTCGATGGCGTGGGGGTCGCGCTTGTCCTGAAACCCGGAGAGCAGCTTGCCGCCCGGACGGGCCAACCGGCTCTGGTGGAGGCCATGGCCTCTGCTGCGCCCGTCGCTCAGGAACTGGTCACCTTCGACAATGTGACGCTGGCCAGGGCGGCCGAGACCATCAATGATGGCAGCCGCATCAAGCTGGTGATCGCCGATCCGCAGGTGGCGCAGCTTCGCCTGTCCGGACGTTTCAGGCAGGGCGATGCCGATCGTTTCGCCCGGACGGCGGCGGATCTGCTGTCCCTCAGGGTGGTGCGGATCGCGCCGGGCCGGATCGAGCTGCGCCGGGCGCGCTGA
- a CDS encoding TonB-dependent receptor produces the protein MACPVAAIAGPAVKSVHLPAQSLTASVQAIAQMFGIELLFSEDSLRGRTAPAISGRYPAQAALDLVLSGSNLMARRTEDGSYVIAAIPRADGPPVAATPEILVRGRRNDNADIQRTINDVRPYRVIDREDIATSHSETVEELAAQRLTANAQGATLAQQASSAMGQTASSINLRGLGTDQTLILVDGRRLPQLPAGTSGFLQPDVNALPPEALDRVETITATSGGIYGPGSTAGVVNLVLRRDYRGIDLSVTHGVTARGDAPYSRADLRVGFTPDHGDTEVMLDVAASDFGGLLAGQRDFQQRANARSFANDPSLFIVAGPPSSRSLTVVSANGTPLVLKPGYGGTALGSVITYAPPADGRSASALAQTLVANAGRFDATPGAGAAGADASLLSARKTSSIIASIHHRTGGIELFADYLRLVNRGEAQGTGDVAQIPLGAQNPGNPFAQNVIVYAPNPNQAYHYAFRTEIVRATGGVIASLPGHWRGEAEFSLGGSDRNMVSSGQNFTLAGFGVYETQILNGDGPRNPLADYSTYLASFNGLFGPDQAHFQQSSRFRDLSLRLAGPVARLPGGDVGLTLLGERRVERVSGGTASDLAALFAQPIEQTLGGYGQTVNSLYAEVRAPLTARDSGIRPLRGLEVQLAVRYDDAIMWASANDPTQPDAGRSIRNGGAVYTAGVKFTPLTGIVLRSSISTGQQPLALSELSRRIFPNAGVSFLPDPKRGNLRSTNFFDEVLGGAPNPVPSWARSISVGAVVQPPSVPGLRVSVDYTNIVRTHENVSGIMDETEYFIAHEDLYPGRVTRAPLTAADIAKGYTGGVIEQVDISSLQEGRTVIDAIDGQASYRLSLKRQGVLTLDGSLTWQPRFRRYVGFDVPSRNFSGAADGAVSLRANAGVRWTRDRLTLTAQGEYIGSYRITSAVELLRMNELLNDVPAQGGVTVPGQATLDLGLAYRFALAGMSFDGHRRSLNLRFGVQDVFDSRPVTVVNAPGGYNSYVDPRRRRFELTLETGF, from the coding sequence ATGGCTTGCCCCGTTGCCGCCATCGCGGGGCCTGCCGTGAAGTCGGTCCATCTTCCTGCGCAGTCCCTGACGGCCAGCGTGCAGGCGATTGCACAGATGTTCGGCATCGAATTGCTCTTTTCCGAAGACAGCCTGCGCGGCCGGACCGCCCCCGCCATATCAGGGCGCTATCCGGCGCAGGCCGCGCTGGATCTCGTTCTTTCCGGCTCGAACCTGATGGCGCGCCGGACCGAGGACGGCAGCTATGTCATCGCCGCGATACCACGCGCGGATGGCCCGCCGGTTGCGGCGACGCCCGAAATTCTGGTCCGGGGCCGCCGCAATGACAATGCCGACATCCAGCGCACCATCAATGACGTGCGCCCCTATCGGGTGATCGACCGGGAGGACATCGCGACCTCCCACAGCGAGACCGTCGAGGAGCTTGCCGCGCAGCGCCTGACGGCCAATGCGCAGGGGGCAACGCTGGCCCAGCAGGCCAGCTCCGCGATGGGCCAGACGGCATCGAGCATCAATCTGCGCGGGCTGGGCACCGATCAGACGCTTATTCTGGTCGATGGCCGCCGGTTGCCGCAACTGCCTGCCGGGACCAGCGGCTTCCTCCAGCCCGACGTCAACGCCTTGCCGCCCGAGGCGCTCGACCGGGTGGAAACGATCACCGCCACCTCGGGCGGGATCTATGGGCCCGGTTCGACAGCCGGTGTCGTGAACCTTGTGCTGCGGCGGGATTATCGCGGGATCGACCTGTCCGTCACCCATGGCGTCACGGCGCGCGGCGACGCGCCCTATTCGCGTGCGGATCTGCGCGTCGGCTTCACGCCGGACCATGGCGATACCGAAGTGATGCTGGATGTGGCCGCCTCCGATTTCGGCGGTCTGCTGGCCGGGCAGCGCGATTTCCAGCAAAGGGCCAATGCCCGCAGCTTTGCCAATGACCCCAGCCTTTTCATCGTGGCCGGCCCCCCATCGTCGCGGTCGCTGACGGTGGTGTCGGCCAATGGCACGCCGCTGGTCCTCAAGCCGGGCTATGGCGGGACGGCGCTTGGTTCGGTCATAACCTATGCGCCGCCTGCCGATGGCCGATCCGCGTCGGCTCTGGCGCAGACGCTGGTGGCCAATGCCGGGCGGTTCGATGCCACGCCGGGCGCAGGCGCCGCCGGGGCGGATGCCAGCCTGCTGTCGGCGCGCAAGACCAGCTCGATTATTGCCAGCATCCATCACCGGACGGGCGGGATCGAACTGTTCGCGGACTATCTGCGGCTGGTCAATCGGGGCGAGGCGCAAGGGACGGGCGACGTGGCGCAAATCCCGCTTGGCGCGCAAAATCCCGGCAATCCCTTTGCCCAGAATGTGATCGTCTATGCGCCGAACCCGAATCAGGCCTATCATTATGCCTTCCGGACCGAGATCGTGCGCGCCACGGGCGGTGTGATCGCCAGCCTGCCCGGACATTGGCGCGGAGAAGCCGAGTTCAGCCTGGGCGGGTCGGATCGCAACATGGTATCGAGCGGGCAGAATTTCACGCTGGCCGGCTTTGGCGTTTATGAAACGCAGATCCTGAACGGCGATGGCCCCCGCAATCCTCTGGCGGACTATTCCACCTATCTGGCATCCTTCAACGGGCTGTTCGGGCCGGACCAGGCCCATTTCCAGCAGAGCAGCCGTTTCCGTGACCTGTCGCTGCGCCTTGCCGGGCCGGTTGCCCGGCTGCCGGGCGGCGATGTGGGCCTGACCTTGCTGGGAGAACGCCGCGTGGAGCGCGTTTCGGGCGGCACGGCCAGCGATCTGGCAGCGCTTTTCGCTCAACCCATCGAGCAGACGCTGGGCGGCTATGGCCAGACGGTCAATTCGCTTTATGCGGAGGTGCGCGCGCCGCTGACCGCGCGGGATTCCGGTATCCGGCCCCTGCGCGGTCTGGAGGTGCAACTGGCCGTGCGGTATGATGATGCGATCATGTGGGCATCGGCCAATGATCCCACCCAGCCGGACGCAGGCCGGTCGATAAGGAATGGCGGCGCGGTCTATACGGCGGGTGTGAAGTTTACGCCGCTGACCGGCATTGTGCTCCGCTCGAGCATTTCGACCGGACAACAGCCGCTGGCACTGTCCGAATTGTCGCGCCGCATCTTCCCCAACGCCGGCGTTTCCTTTCTGCCCGATCCCAAGCGCGGCAATCTGCGCTCGACGAATTTCTTTGACGAGGTGCTGGGCGGGGCCCCCAATCCGGTGCCCTCCTGGGCGCGCAGCATTTCGGTGGGTGCGGTGGTGCAACCGCCTTCCGTGCCGGGGCTGCGCGTCTCGGTCGATTACACCAACATCGTGCGGACCCATGAAAATGTCTCCGGCATCATGGACGAGACCGAGTATTTCATCGCCCATGAAGATCTTTATCCGGGCCGTGTGACGCGCGCGCCGCTCACCGCCGCCGATATCGCCAAAGGCTATACGGGCGGGGTGATCGAGCAGGTCGATATCTCCAGCCTGCAGGAGGGCCGGACGGTGATCGATGCGATCGACGGGCAGGCCAGCTATCGCCTGTCGCTCAAGCGGCAGGGTGTCCTGACGCTTGACGGCAGCCTGACCTGGCAGCCGCGTTTCCGGCGCTATGTCGGCTTTGACGTGCCCAGCCGCAATTTCAGCGGCGCGGCTGACGGCGCTGTTTCCCTGCGCGCCAATGCCGGCGTCCGCTGGACCCGTGACCGCCTGACCCTGACGGCGCAGGGGGAGTATATCGGCTCTTACCGGATCACCAGCGCGGTCGAATTGCTGCGCATGAACGAGTTGCTGAACGATGTGCCGGCGCAGGGCGGGGTGACTGTGCCGGGGCAGGCGACGCTCGATCTGGGACTGGCCTATCGCTTCGCGCTGGCGGGCATGAGCTTTGATGGCCATCGGCGCAGCCTCAACCTGCGCTTTGGCGTGCAGGACGTGTTCGACAGCCGCCCCGTCACCGTGGTCAATGCTCCGGGAGGGTACAATTCCTATGTCGATCCGCGTCGCCGTCGCTTCGAATTGACGCTGGAGACAGGATTTTAA
- a CDS encoding DAHL domain-containing protein: MRWLLVLRASSVLLFVAALLLVVLTIHTITASRRWMSEASNALMGFSLAERTLQVDLLDARAGLLRNYDPVNADIIAARENLRALGALPKQASAVRELGRLQAMVDQRETLVERFKSDNALLQNSLSMFRGNPGMEHGLHEALASRILSLTLDTTPQTVAEARRALARTPVPAAGSIDAQRLSHARLLVAVLPEIDDMLRSMRALPVEEQTARLQAVLREDSARRSAIIRHDQAALAITVLLLVGTVIALVILQRWRTRELEAQAASERLSAAIALPLIETGSASFAARVQAAVERLAPHIGAKRLQLSIPGLTNFPQISWPEDMDSAWLTRCVEAADADELWVGDRLVVSRRPSRDRGLLEDAMGEMGVDNFVLLRSAEPFRVVIGFEPENGLAAQRRDHAASIGSAIVVIAHGARREAMQIERERVERSLARARRLEAMGTMASGVAHNFNNIIGAIAGFAEMGQERTRAGSVARNSFDEIQAAVLRARDLVEDILGFARQRRSTKQLVDLGDVLGDALRLLAAASRDRQVYRLRAGPARLPVRGVARDLEQAIINICNNGLFASGGKVLAIGTARIHLAGERQLSHARLEAGDYAVISIRDAGPGVPEAALSRLFEPFYTTKAVGTGLGLSTAWEIVQDHGGSIDVRNRAHGGACFSIWIPETRPAPQPAMGDGALILLLAEDAALAAEEELLAELGYEPLGFALSTPHAVLREAALACDAIVISSPQTRVVEALLHDLADALQGRRLLVAAPDPFCVPPAIRLDFPLRPDQLSRALFGRGTGVDMRDLALADALR; encoded by the coding sequence ATGAGATGGCTGCTGGTGCTTCGCGCCTCCAGCGTGCTGCTGTTTGTGGCGGCGCTGCTGCTTGTGGTCCTGACGATCCACACCATCACTGCCAGCCGCCGCTGGATGAGCGAGGCGAGCAACGCCCTGATGGGCTTCTCGCTGGCGGAACGGACGCTTCAGGTCGATCTGCTCGATGCGCGGGCCGGGCTGCTGCGCAATTACGATCCGGTCAATGCGGACATCATCGCCGCGCGGGAGAATCTGCGGGCGCTTGGCGCGCTGCCCAAGCAGGCGTCGGCGGTTCGGGAACTCGGCCGTCTGCAGGCCATGGTGGACCAGCGCGAAACCCTGGTCGAGCGATTCAAAAGCGACAATGCCCTGCTGCAGAATTCGCTCAGCATGTTCCGGGGCAATCCGGGCATGGAGCATGGCCTGCATGAAGCGCTTGCGTCGCGCATCCTCTCGCTCACACTGGATACCACGCCCCAGACCGTGGCCGAGGCCCGCCGCGCGCTGGCGAGGACGCCGGTGCCCGCCGCCGGATCGATCGATGCGCAGCGCTTGTCGCATGCCCGGTTGCTGGTCGCGGTCCTGCCGGAGATCGACGACATGCTGCGCAGCATGCGCGCCCTGCCGGTCGAGGAGCAGACCGCGCGCCTGCAGGCCGTCCTTCGCGAGGATTCGGCGCGGCGCAGCGCGATCATCCGGCACGATCAGGCGGCTTTGGCCATCACGGTCCTGCTGCTGGTGGGGACGGTCATCGCCTTGGTCATCCTTCAGCGGTGGCGGACGAGGGAGCTGGAGGCGCAGGCCGCCAGTGAAAGGCTCAGCGCCGCGATCGCCCTGCCGCTGATCGAGACAGGCAGCGCCAGCTTTGCCGCCCGCGTTCAGGCGGCGGTCGAGCGTCTTGCCCCGCACATCGGCGCGAAGCGGCTGCAGTTGAGCATCCCCGGCCTGACGAATTTCCCGCAAATCTCCTGGCCGGAGGACATGGACAGCGCATGGCTGACCCGATGTGTCGAGGCTGCCGATGCGGACGAGCTGTGGGTGGGGGACCGCCTTGTCGTCTCGCGGCGTCCATCGCGCGACCGGGGCCTGCTCGAAGACGCGATGGGCGAGATGGGCGTGGACAATTTCGTGCTGCTGCGCTCGGCCGAGCCGTTCCGCGTGGTCATCGGTTTCGAGCCGGAGAACGGGCTGGCCGCGCAGCGGCGCGATCATGCCGCCAGCATCGGCTCGGCGATCGTGGTGATCGCGCATGGCGCGCGCCGCGAAGCCATGCAGATCGAGCGCGAGCGGGTCGAACGCTCGTTGGCGCGCGCCCGGCGGCTGGAGGCGATGGGCACGATGGCCAGCGGTGTTGCGCATAATTTCAACAACATCATCGGCGCCATCGCGGGTTTCGCCGAAATGGGGCAGGAGCGAACCCGCGCGGGCTCCGTCGCGCGCAACAGCTTCGACGAGATACAGGCGGCGGTGCTCCGGGCCCGCGATCTGGTCGAGGATATTCTGGGTTTTGCCCGGCAGCGGCGCTCGACCAAACAGCTTGTCGATCTGGGCGATGTGCTGGGCGATGCGCTAAGGCTGCTCGCGGCGGCATCGCGCGATCGGCAGGTTTACCGCCTGCGGGCCGGACCGGCGCGGCTGCCGGTGCGCGGCGTGGCGCGTGATCTTGAACAGGCGATCATCAACATCTGCAACAACGGCCTCTTCGCCAGCGGCGGCAAGGTGCTGGCGATCGGGACCGCGCGCATCCACCTTGCCGGGGAGCGCCAGCTCAGCCATGCAAGGCTTGAAGCGGGCGATTATGCGGTGATCTCCATCCGCGACGCGGGGCCGGGCGTGCCGGAGGCCGCTCTGTCCAGATTGTTCGAACCCTTCTACACGACAAAGGCGGTCGGCACCGGCCTTGGCCTGTCCACCGCCTGGGAGATCGTGCAGGACCATGGCGGCAGCATCGATGTCCGCAACCGGGCCCATGGCGGGGCCTGCTTCTCGATCTGGATTCCCGAAACCCGTCCGGCGCCGCAGCCGGCCATGGGTGACGGGGCGCTGATCCTGCTGCTGGCGGAAGACGCGGCCCTCGCCGCCGAAGAGGAGCTGCTGGCCGAACTTGGCTATGAACCGCTGGGCTTTGCCCTCTCGACGCCGCACGCGGTGTTGCGCGAGGCGGCGCTGGCCTGCGATGCCATTGTGATCTCGAGCCCGCAAACCCGCGTCGTGGAGGCCTTGCTGCATGATCTGGCGGATGCGCTGCAGGGCCGCAGGCTGCTGGTGGCCGCGCCTGACCCTTTCTGCGTCCCTCCGGCGATCCGGCTCGACTTTCCTCTGCGCCCGGACCAGCTTTCCAGAGCCTTGTTCGGGAGAGGCACCGGCGTCGATATGCGCGATCTCGCGCTTGCCGACGCCCTGCGCTGA
- a CDS encoding cytochrome c peroxidase, with product MTRTALLLAISALLCGAGIVRSQTITEPSARMALAPLPLPEPGDERKIALGQALFADRRLSGSLRLSCQSCHDLGSNGASARRLDAGDSGRLMPFNTPTVFNSGFNFRLGWQGRATSLRELTLGTLRNGHLMSGHGLAGSRLAADPQMAARFRSIYHAAPGEANVADALSAFVATLATPNSAFDRWMGGDRSAMTAQQVRGYRRFTALGCASCHQGRNVGGNLSQRRGIFHPLGERDPQILRVPSLRNVAVTAPYFHDGSVQQLPEAIRQMARAQLDLTIADGDVTDIAAFLGALTGSWQGHRLHAPNGHAR from the coding sequence ATGACGCGCACCGCGCTGCTTCTGGCCATATCGGCCCTGCTGTGCGGCGCGGGGATCGTGCGGTCCCAGACCATCACCGAGCCGTCGGCGCGCATGGCGCTGGCGCCGCTGCCGCTGCCCGAGCCGGGCGATGAGCGCAAGATCGCGCTGGGCCAGGCCCTTTTTGCTGACCGCCGCCTGTCCGGATCGCTGCGGCTCAGTTGCCAGTCGTGCCACGATCTCGGCTCGAACGGGGCCAGCGCGCGCAGGCTGGATGCCGGAGACAGCGGGCGCCTGATGCCGTTCAACACGCCAACAGTCTTCAACAGCGGCTTCAACTTCAGGCTCGGCTGGCAAGGCCGCGCGACATCGCTGCGCGAGCTGACCCTGGGGACGCTCCGTAACGGGCATCTCATGAGCGGCCATGGGCTGGCCGGGAGCCGTCTGGCGGCCGATCCGCAGATGGCGGCACGCTTTCGTTCCATCTATCACGCCGCGCCGGGCGAGGCCAATGTCGCCGATGCGCTCTCCGCCTTTGTGGCGACGCTGGCCACGCCGAATTCAGCCTTCGATCGCTGGATGGGCGGCGATCGATCGGCCATGACGGCGCAGCAGGTGCGGGGTTACCGCCGCTTCACGGCGCTGGGCTGCGCGAGCTGCCATCAGGGGCGCAATGTTGGCGGAAACCTCTCGCAACGTCGCGGTATTTTCCATCCGCTTGGTGAGCGCGATCCGCAGATCCTGCGCGTGCCCAGCCTGCGCAATGTGGCCGTCACCGCGCCTTATTTCCACGACGGCAGCGTGCAGCAGCTTCCCGAAGCGATCCGGCAGATGGCGCGCGCTCAGCTCGATCTCACCATTGCGGATGGGGATGTGACCGATATTGCCGCATTTCTGGGGGCGCTCACCGGCAGTTGGCAAGGCCACCGGCTCCATGCTCCGAACGGGCACGCGCGATGA
- a CDS encoding response regulator translates to MTFIETADYMSQVKAARVLIVDDDPAIQRVLVNYLTEHGLRASCVSGRRALFHALTVREPDLVVLDLHLGEDDGLDILRELRARSVVPVILITGNRREEVDRVVGLELGADDYLTKPFGLRELLARVRATLRRRTMDRMSPAKHREANFRFAGWLFDQRQRELISPQGSQVPLTKGEFALLSAFVQAPGRTLTREHLLQSTRVHEDVFDRSIDVQILRLRRKLEDDPRQPHFIRTERGIGYKFDVEVEVG, encoded by the coding sequence GTGACTTTTATCGAAACGGCGGATTACATGAGCCAGGTCAAAGCGGCCCGCGTGCTGATTGTCGATGATGATCCGGCCATCCAGCGGGTGCTGGTCAATTATCTGACCGAACATGGGCTGCGTGCCTCCTGCGTCTCGGGGCGGCGCGCCCTGTTTCATGCCCTGACCGTCCGCGAGCCGGATCTGGTCGTGCTCGATCTGCATCTGGGCGAGGATGACGGGCTGGACATTCTGCGCGAATTGCGTGCGCGCAGCGTGGTCCCGGTCATTCTGATCACGGGTAATCGCCGGGAAGAGGTTGACCGGGTCGTCGGCCTCGAACTGGGCGCCGACGACTATCTCACCAAGCCTTTCGGGCTGCGCGAGCTGCTCGCGCGGGTGCGCGCCACCTTGCGGCGGCGGACGATGGACCGTATGAGCCCGGCAAAGCATCGCGAAGCCAATTTCCGCTTTGCCGGATGGCTGTTCGACCAGCGCCAGCGCGAACTCATCTCGCCGCAGGGCAGTCAGGTGCCCCTGACCAAGGGAGAGTTCGCCCTGCTCAGCGCCTTTGTGCAGGCGCCCGGACGCACGCTGACGCGTGAGCATCTTCTGCAGTCGACGCGGGTGCATGAGGATGTGTTCGACCGCAGCATCGACGTCCAGATCCTGCGCTTGCGCCGCAAGCTTGAGGACGATCCGCGCCAGCCCCATTTCATCCGCACCGAGCGCGGCATCGGCTACAAATTCGACGTCGAGGTCGAGGTGGGATGA